Proteins from one Ranitomeya variabilis isolate aRanVar5 chromosome 1, aRanVar5.hap1, whole genome shotgun sequence genomic window:
- the LOC143793548 gene encoding uncharacterized protein LOC143793548, translated as MIPRMDEDRDETTRRLFHLALEIISLLSGEDYTIVRKTPGDGVTPIIHLQESGGRSPGPITEPPPHSLLHERNKKILELSNKMIELLSGEVPIRCQDVAVYLSMEEWEYLEGHQDRYQDVMMEELRPLTPRDGSRRRNPPERCPRPLYPQDCPEENHNILEDHQGEDLIDIKVEVIDEAEEKMDVWADQQDGSRRRNPPERYSNPPNPQDCPKENHNVPESLQAEDLIIIKVEDETEEEEAIMRGDQPSVSDGKEEILGDVTTGKRIRNSVGNFMALFNYEDDDLKQHSSDENFITINVNSGLHSIDLTHIHSNHEDPTTSTGQKRFQCNQCGKHFTKNSSLYAHRRIHTGEKPYSCSVCAKSFTDKSSLVIHERFHTGEKPFSCLLCEKSFTDKSSLVRHERIHTGEKPYLCSLCGKCFTGKSDLVKHQKIHTEDKPYSCSECGKCFKGKSDVAKHQKIHTGERPFSCSECGKCFTHPSDLAKHQKIHTGEKPHSCAECGKSFITKASLRHHHRSHTGEKPFSCSLCGKCFLKKSNLLTHQRIHTGEKPYSCPECGKCFAQKSSLVKHQRVHTGEKPYSCSECGKHFAQKSSLYKHQRSHSGEMPF; from the exons atgatcccgaggatggacgaggacagggatgagaccaccagaagattattccacttggccctggagatcatctccctgctgagcggagag gattacacaatagtgaggaagacaccgggggacggtgtgactcccatcatccatctccaggagtcaggagggcggagcccgggccccatcacagagcctcccccgcactccctgctacatgagaggaacaagaagatcctggagctcagcaacaagatgattgagctgctgagcggagag gttcctataaggtgtcaggacgtcgctgtctatctctccatggaggagtgggagtatctagaaggacaccaggatcggtaccaggacgtgatgatggaggagctccggcctcttacaccacgag atggatccaggaggagaaatccaccagagagatgtccccgtcctctgtatccccaggactgtccggaggagaatcacaacatcctggaggaccatcag ggtgaagatctgatTGATATTAAGGTTGAGGTTATCGATGAAGCAGAAGAAAAGATGGATGTATGGGCCGATCAGCAGG atggatccaggaggagaaatccaccagagagataTTCCAATCCTCCGAATCCCCAGGACTGTCCAAAGGAGAATCATAATGTCCCAGAGAGTCTTCAG GCAGAAGATCTGATTATTATTAAAGTAGAAGATGAGACAGAAGAAGAAGAAGCGATAATGAGGGGGGATCAGCCAAGTGTGAGTGACGGGAAGGAGGAGATTCTGGGAGATGTTACCACAG GAAAGCGCATCAGGAATTCTGTGGGAAACTTCATGGCCTTGTTCAATTATGAAGATGACGACCTAAAGCAGCACTCTTCAGATGAAAACTTCATTACCATTAATGTAAATTCAGGACTACACAGCATAGATCTAACACATATTCATTCTAACCATGAAGATCCTACCACAAGCACAGGTCAGAAAAGGTTTCAGTGTAATCAGTGTGGAAAACACTTCACAAAAAACTCAAGTCTTTATGCACACAGaagaattcacactggggagaagccatactCTTGTTCAGTATGTGCTAAAAGCTTTAcagataaatcaagtcttgttataCATGAAAgatttcacacaggagagaagccattttcatgtttgctATGTGAGAAGTCTTTTACAGATAAGTCAAGTCTTGTTAGGCATGAAaggattcacacaggggagaagccgtatttATGTTCactatgtgggaaatgctttacaggTAAATCCGATCTAGTTAAACATCAGAAAATTCATACAGAAGAcaaaccatattcatgttcagaatgtggaaagtgttttaaAGGTAAATCAGATGTTGctaaacatcagaaaattcacacaggagagaggccgttttcatgttcagagtgtgggaaatgttttacacatccATCAGATCTTGCAAAACATCAGAAAATTCATACAGGTGAGAAACCGCATTCATgcgcagaatgtgggaaatctttcatTACGAAGGCCAGTCTTAGGCATCATCatcgaagtcacacaggagagaagccattttcatgttcactgtgtggaaaatgcttttTAAAGAAATCAAACCttcttacacatcagagaattcacacaggagagaagccgtattcatgtccagaatgtgggaaatgttttgcccaAAAATCAAGTCTAGTTAAAcatcagagagttcacacaggtgagaagccatattcgtgctcagaatgtgggaaacattttGCTCAAAAATCGAGTCTTTACAAACATCAGAGAAGTCATTCAGGAGAGATGCCATTTTGA